Proteins from a single region of Kluyveromyces lactis strain NRRL Y-1140 chromosome C complete sequence:
- a CDS encoding M1 family metallopeptidase (highly similar to uniprot|P32454 Saccharomyces cerevisiae YKL157W APE2 Zinc-dependent metallopeptidase yscII and to uniprot|P37898 Saccharomyces cerevisiae YHR047C AAP1' Arginine/alanine aminopeptidase) — MSSQPDRIILPQNVSPLHYKLQLEPYFDTFKFDGTVSIDLKVNDKESDFVELNTFELDIHEAKINDVKSLETVTDEENQTSRFKFPAGTLKDSDNVTIDIKFTGILNDTMAGFYRAKYIDNATGETKYMATTQMEPTDARRAFPCFDEPNLKASFEITLVSDPKLTHLSNMDVKKEEIFDGKKFTYFNPTPKMSTYLVAFIVAELEYVECKDFRIPVRVYATPGSEHLGQYAANLTAKTLSFFEKAFGIEYPLPKMDSVAVHEFSAGAMENWGLVTYRVVDLLLDEKNASLERIKRVAEVVQHELAHQWFGNLVTMDWWEGLWLNEGFATWMSWYACNQFQPEWKVWEQYVADDLQSALGLDSLRSSHPIEVPVKRADEINQIFDHISYAKGSSLLRMISQWLGEDVFVKGVSQYLNKFKFGNAKTEDLWDALSEASGKDVRNVMDIWTKKVGFPIVSVTEDGHKITFKQNRYLNTADVKPEEDKTLYPVFLSLKTNSGVDHSLTLDERELTVTVEDVDFIKTNANQAGIYVTSYSDDRWTTLSKQSDLLTVEDRTGLVADCKTLSLSGYTSTKNFLQLISQWKNEDSFVVWEQMINSLGSLKAAWAFEPKETLEALDEFTRQLVSEKTHSLGWEFSENESYASQRLKVEMFSSSAAAKDPVVVKAALKMFEKYTSGDSNAIPPLIKSSVFGTVARDGNAKNYEKLFAIYKNPSSSDEKLSALRCLGRFEDPALMKRTLGYLFDGTVLNQDIYIPMGGMRGHKEGIKTLWAWTKENWDALHKKFPPSLTMLGSILTVATSGFTSRQAIDEIEDFFKDKSTKGFDQSLAQTLDTITSKANWVDRDREVVVKFLKEHNYYK, encoded by the coding sequence ATGTCTAGTCAACCTGATCGTATTATATTGCCTCAAAATGTGAGTCCATTGCACTACAAATTGCAATTGGAGCCATATTTCGATACATTCAAGTTTGATGGTACGGTAAGcattgatttgaaagttaACGACAAGGAAAGTGATTTTGTTGAGTTGAACACttttgaattggatattCACGAAGCTAAGATTAACGATGTTAAATCACTAGAAACTGTCactgatgaagagaatCAGACCAGTAGGTTCAAGTTTCCAGCTGGGACTTTGAAGGACTCTGATAATGTGAcaattgatatcaaattcacTGGTATCTTAAACGATACTATGGCTGGGTTTTACCGTGCCAAATATATCGACAACGCTACAGGTGAGACGAAATACATGGCTACTACACAAATGGAACCTACTGATGCTCGTAGAGCGTTCCCATGTTTTGATGAACCTAATTTGAAGGCTTCTTTCGAAATTACTTTGGTTTCGGATCCAAAGTTGACCCATTTGTCCAATATGGACgtgaaaaaagaagagattttTGATGGTAAGAAATTCACATATTTCAATCCAACTCCAAAGATGTCCACTTATTTGGTTGCTTTCATCGTTGCTGAATTAGAATACGTGGAATGCAAAGATTTCAGAATTCCAGTCAGAGTTTACGCCACTCCAGGATCTGAACATCTGGGCCAGTATGCTGCTAATTTGACCGCCAAGACTTTatcattctttgaaaaagcTTTCGGTATTGAGTACCCATTGCCAAAGATGGACTCTGTTGCTGTCCATGAATTCTCTGCAGGTGCTATGGAAAATTGGGGGTTGGTCACTTATCGTGTCGTTGATCTTTTGTTGGATGAGAAGAATGCCAGTTTGGAACGTATCAAGCGTGTCGCCGAAGTTGTTCAACACGAATTGGCTCATCAATGGTTCGGTAACTTGGTTACTATGGATTGGTGGGAAGGTTTGTGGTTAAACGAAGGTTTCGCCACCTGGATGTCATGGTACGCCTGTAACCAGTTCCAACCTGAATGGAAAGTATGGGAACAATACGTTGCAGACGATTTGCAAAGTGCCTTAGGGTTGGACTCTTTGAGATCCTCCCACCCAATTGAAGTTCCTGTTAAGAGAGCGGATGAAATTAACCAAATTTTCGATCATATCTCTTACGCAAAGggttcttctttgttaaGAATGATTTCTCAGTGGTTAGGTGAAGATGTTTTCGTCAAGGGTGTTTCTCAGTACCTAAATAAATTTAAGTTTGGCAATGCTAAAACAGAAGATTTATGGGACGCTTTATCTGAAGCATCTGGTAAGGACGTTCGTAACGTTATGGATATCTGGACCAAAAAAGTTGGTTTCCCAATCGTTTCTGTTACTGAAGATGGTCACAAAATCACTTTCAAGCAAAACCGTTACTTGAATACAGCTGATGTCAAGcctgaagaagataaaacTTTGTATCCAGTGTTTTTGTCTTTAAAGACAAATTCTGGTGTTGATCATTCGTTAACTTTGGACGAAAGAGAATTAACTGTTACTGTTGAGGATGTTgactttatcaaaactaACGCAAACCAAGCAGGTATCTACGTCACTTCATACTCTGATGATAGATGGACTACTTTATCCAAACAATCTGATTTGTTGACTGTTGAAGACCGAACTGGTTTAGTTGCTGATTGTAAGACGTTGTCCTTGTCAGGTTATACTTCCACCAAAAATTTCTTACAATTGATTTCTCAATGGAAAAACGAGGACTCCTTTGTTGTCTGGGAGCAGATGATAAACAGTTTGGGATCTTTGAAGGCTGCTTGGGCCTTTGAGCCAAAGGAAACTTTGGAAGCCTTGGATGAATTTACTAGACAATTGGTCTCAGAGAAGACCCACTCTTTGGGCTGGGAATTCTCAGAGAACGAGTCTTACGCGTCTCAAAGGTTGAAGGTTGAAATGTTCTCATCCTCCGCTGCAGCAAAGGATCCAGTTGTCGTTAAGGCCGCTTTGAAAATGTTTGAGAAATACACTTCTGGCGACAGCAACGCTATTCCACCATTGATTAAATCATCCGTATTCGGTACTGTTGCCAGAGACGGTAATGCCAAAAATTACGAAAAGTTATTTGCTATTTACAAAAATCCTTCCTCGTCTGACGAAAAGCTTTCTGCTTTAAGATGCTTAGGTAGATTTGAAGACCCGgctttgatgaaaagaactCTTGGTTATCTGTTTGACGGAACCGTGTTGAACCAGGATATTTATATTCCTATGGGCGGTATGAGAGGTCATAAGGAAGGTATCAAAACCCTCTGGGCTTGGACCAAAGAAAACTGGGACGCTCTTCACAAAAAATTTCCACCCTCTTTGACTATGTTGGGCTCAATCTTGACTGTCGCTACATCTGGGTTTACTTCTCGTCAagcaattgatgaaattgaagacttTTTCAAGGATAAGTCCACCAAGGGTTTCGACCAAAGTTTGGCACAAACTTTAGATACTATAACATCTAAGGCTAACTGGGTTGATAGAGACCGCGAAGTGGTTGTtaaattcttgaaggaaCATAACTATTACAAATAG
- a CDS encoding uncharacterized protein (weakly similar to uniprot|P07272 Saccharomyces cerevisiae YLR014C PPR1 Zinc finger transcription factor containing a Zn(2)-Cys(6) binuclear cluster domain positively regulates transcription of genes involved in uracil biosynthesis activity may be modulated by interaction with Tup1p): protein MANKVTKESSGNIYRSVAACKRCRIRKIKCDNKFPSCTKCIQAQEPCITIDPSTRREIPRSYVVYLEDKVLALEELLEKNGIDPEHANGNIPATSDDKACDIGLFEERERLRGKHKLPNGNEMAGFIINKGTSMLNGIVDNARDLKDASNQFSKVGIVKQKIEHEADMEEPSASYLGDSSGISFAKMMFTAVKFRPDVLPKDEKNSAGGTAHKIPRFTKKQSLKIPSKSQAEAMISDYFTASNSQLPILHRELFLQKYFKPIYGSLSPHVSWASDHTKINDIFQIPEAFNPVEFKQTLVSYLEENPDADKIPVEYHQPFFFLNIVFAIGLSTKILINTGFDHRLFKFCADQYQDSLYTSKTNRLEALQGLLLIAVYSLMRPTVPGLWYTLGSAIRLCVDLGLHAEKLNKNYEPFIRDVRRRLFWCCYSMDRQVCAYFGRPVSIPDVNVTTMFPSSLDDALITTAEDNVRDYSSPSLVNSDPTYKSVCLSMFQIRKIQSEIVQRMYAPNATIPDEFLDLEDWRIAILNQLDVWFQRVIPKTSIQMNCSFPIDFFALNYHYTKHILYGLSPKCPTLNNAGFIVVYESSMDIANINYKLTLEKKLNYTWVAIHNVFMCGMTYLYVIYHTKQFDDAIPTKFEEICNKILLVLVSLFDKCSAANNCHKIFKVMSSVILKLKMEAMGQNFSPHNESIKAHPETPLNFLGNDSLQQFFDEMNRNPPSTESMQSHTSPISPSVSDQQTRFQRDGTRFFEMVQQLGGESIWGEFFSNSNSFENL, encoded by the coding sequence ATGGCAAATAAAGTTACGAAGGAATCTTCCGGAAATATTTACAGATCAGTTGCAGCGTGCAAAAGGTGTAGAATTAGAAAGATAAAGTGTGACAATAAGTTCCCATCATGTACGAAGTGCATTCAGGCACAGGAACCATGCATAACTATTGATCCCAGTACGCGAAGAGAAATTCCACGTTCTTATGTTGTATATTTAGAGGATAAAGTTCTGgctttggaagaattgcTTGAGAAGAATGGCATCGATCCAGAGCACGCAAACGGCAATATTCCAGCCACTAGTGATGATAAAGCATGCGACATTGGCCTGTTTGAGGAAAGGGAAAGGTTAAGAGGTAAGCATAAGTTGCCCAATGGCAATGAGATGGCAGGCTTTATAATCAATAAAGGTACTTCGATGTTGAATGGAATAGTAGATAACGCCCgagatttgaaagatgcCAGCAATCAATTTTCCAAGGTTGGCATAGTCAAGCAAAAGATAGAACACGAAGCTGATATGGAGGAACCCTCTGCATCTTATCTTGGTGATTCGAGTGGCATCTCGTTCGCCAAAATGATGTTCACAGCTGTTAAGTTCAGACCTGATGTACTACcgaaagatgaaaaaaacaGTGCAGGTGGTACCGCTCATAAGATACCAAGGTTTACAAAAAAACAATCTCTTAAAATACCGTCAAAATCTCAAGCTGAAGCAATGATATCAGACTATTTTACCGCTTCGAATTCTCAACTTCCAATCTTACATCGGGAACTATTTTTACAGAAGTATTTCAAGCCCATTTATGGCTCACTTTCGCCTCATGTATCTTGGGCTTCTGACCACACAAAGATTaatgatatatttcaaattcctGAGGCGTTCAATCCAGTAGAATTCAAACAAACGTTGGTTTCATACCTCGAAGAAAATCCTGATGCAGACAAGATTCCTGTTGAATACCATCAGCcgtttttctttttgaacattgTATTTGCAATTGGGCTTTCTACAAAAATTTTGATTAATACCGGATTTGATCACCGGTTGTTCAAATTTTGTGCTGATCAATATCAAGACAGTCTTTACACGTCAAAAACTAATCGGCTCGAAGCTTTGCAAGGACTCTTGTTGATTGCTGTATATTCTTTGATGAGACCTACGGTTCCTGGGTTGTGGTACACTCTTGGATCTGCTATTAGATTATGTGTGGATCTGGGTCTACACGCTGAAAAACTCAACAAAAACTATGAACCTTTTATAAGAGATGTTCGTAGGCGGCTTTTCTGGTGTTGTTACTCAATGGATAGGCAGGTATGTGCATATTTTGGAAGACCTGTCAGCATTCCTGATGTAAATGTGACAACTATGTTTCCAAGCTCCCTAGATGATGCGTTGATTACCACTGCAGAAGATAATGTCAGAGATTATTCGTCCCCGTCACTAGTTAACTCTGACCCAACTTACAAATCTGTATGTCTATCGATGTTCCAAATAAGAAAAATACAATCAGAAATTGTGCAAAGAATGTATGCTCCTAACGCAACCATTCCTGATGAGTTTTTAGATTTAGAAGATTGGAGGATAGCTATCCTTAATCAACTAGATGTTTGGTTTCAGAGAGTTATCCCAAAGACATCCATACAGATGAACTGTTCATTTCCGATAGACTTCTTTGCTCTAAATTATCACTATACAAAGCATATTTTGTATGGTTTATCTCCTAAATGTCCTACCCTGAACAATGCTGGTTTCATTGTTGTGTACGAGAGCTCCATGGATATCGCTAATATAAACTACAAATTAACTCTagagaaaaaattgaattataCTTGGGTAGCCATTCACAATGTGTTCATGTGCGGTATGACTTATCTGTACGTGATATATCACACGAAACAATTTGACGATGCTATTCCAACAAAATTCGAGGAAATATGCAacaaaattcttcttgtctTAGTGTCTCTCTTTGATAAGTGTTCAGCCGCCAATAATTGCCATAAGATTTTTAAAGTGATGTCCTCAGTAATActcaaattgaaaatggaaGCTATGGGTCAGAATTTTTCCCCCCATAATGAAAGCATTAAAGCGCATCCGGAAACTCCGCTGAACTTTTTAGGGAACGACTCTTTACAacaattctttgatgaaatgaaCAGAAACCCACCCTCTACAGAGAGCATGCAATCTCATACCTCGCCCATATCGCCAAGTGTGAGCGATCAGCAAACTagatttcaaagagatGGTACCCGTTTCTTTGAGATGGTTCAACAGCTTGGAGGTGAATCTATCTGGGGcgaatttttcagtaaTTCTAATTCGTTTGAAAATCTTTAA
- the MGP12 gene encoding Mgp12p (similar to uniprot|Q05530 Saccharomyces cerevisiae YDR286C Hypothetical ORF), which translates to MFRNIRKFHSSKILYNISDVQLTLFSKQQCGLCDTAKSVMDQVLQKPDFKDCKYKVVDIMDPENKQWFDKYCFDVPVLHAHNIDNASEGKVEKLFHRFDEKKVQDLVVKIK; encoded by the coding sequence ATGTTCCGCAACATTCGTAaattccattcttcaaagattctttaTAATATATCAGATGTTCAATTAACACTGTTTTCTAAACAACAATGTGGTCTTTGTGATACTGCTAAATCAGTTATGGATCAGGTGCTTCAAAAACCTGATTTTAAGGATTGCAAGTACAAGGTTGTTGACATAATGGACCCAGAGAACAAACAATGGTTTGATAAGTACTGTTTTGACGTTCCTGTTTTGCACGCCCACAATATTGACAACGCCTCGGAAggaaaagttgaaaagcTATTCCATAGGTTCGACGAGAAGAAGGTACAAGACCTAGTAGTAAAAATTAAATAG
- the SNX4 gene encoding Snx4p (similar to uniprot|P47057 Saccharomyces cerevisiae YJL036W SNX4 Sorting NeXin) — protein MSESGTLTNKESDTKILSVLVSDPQKQKTHSQTYITYQVSTKIDGKDEPNCVVRRYNDFVLLHQILINDHPALLVPPLPDKKVLNYLSGDRFSHSFTQKRCRSLQTFMRRLLSHSELSKSRILETFLTSTDWDVYRRSLTGQISTSEVSDVLINAFKHVNRQRDEFVEIKEKSEKLDHNLSHLDKLFHKSVKRVDLIGQNLKKLQSSLSGLQELCCDEKELSNSIKAFNDGTMQLIDSLNDLNKYVDYEYNVDIKDMINYIEALKQLIRLKDQKQIDYEELSEYLTRSINEKNNLLSGYGSGNYFKSKLEELAGINQEMARRDKIAKLETRVQSLTDEVEKSKQVADEFEKEVLKEVEQFEQIKTLELKDSLAALAQKHIDFYDDMVEKWSKIEERLESA, from the coding sequence ATGAGTGAATCAGGAACTTTGACAAATAAAGAATCAGATACTAAAATATTAAGTGTGCTGGTGTCTGATCctcagaaacagaaaacgCATTCGCAGACATATATCACCTATCAAGTATCCACGAAAATAGATGGCAAAGATGAACCGAATTGTGTGGTGAGGAGGTACAATGATTTTGTACTCCTACATCAAATATTGATAAACGATCATCCTGCACTGCTTGTTCCTCCATTACCCGATAAGAAAGTCCTAAATTATCTTTCAGGGGATAGATTCTCACATTCTTTTACTCAGAAACGTTGTCGTTCTCTTCAAACGTTCATGCGCAGGTTGTTGAGTCACTCAGAGCTTTCCAAATCCAGGATTTTGGAAACGTTTTTGACCAGCACAGATTGGGATGTTTATAGAAGGAGTTTGACGGGGCAAATTTCCACTTCTGAAGTTAGTGATGTTTTGATAAACGCTTTCAAACACGTAAACAGACAAAGGGATGAGTTTGTCGAGATTAAGGAAAAGAGCGAAAAGTTAGACCATAATTTGAGCCATTTGGACAAGCTATTCCATAAATCTGTGAAAAGAGTTGATCTGATCGGacagaatttgaagaaattacaATCCTCTTTATCAGGATTACAAGAACTTTGCTGCGATGAAAAGGAGCTATCAAACAGTATCAAAGCCTTTAACGATGGAACGATGCAATTGATAGATTCATTAaatgatttgaacaaatacGTTGACTATGAGTATAACGTTGATATTAAAGATATGATAAACTATATCGAGGCATTGAAACAACTAATAAGGCtgaaagatcaaaaacaaataGATTACGAGGAGCTATCAGAGTATCTAACGCGATCCATAAATGAGAAGAATAATTTACTTTCTGGCTATGGGTCAGgaaattatttcaagagTAAACTGGAAGAACTAGCTGGTATCAATCAAGAAATGGCAAGAAGAGATAAGATAGCGAAATTAGAGACCAGAGTTCAATCTTTAACGGACGAAGTCgaaaaatcaaaacaaGTCGctgatgaatttgagaaagagGTTCTCAAAGAGGTCGAACAGTTTGAACAAATAAAAactttggaattgaaagattcgTTAGCTGCTTTGGCTCAAAAACATATTGATTTTTATGATGATATGGTGGAGAAGTGGTCGAAGATCGAAGAACGTCTCGAAAGCGCCTGA
- the TAD2 gene encoding tRNA(adenine34) deaminase (similar to uniprot|P47058 Saccharomyces cerevisiae YJL035C TAD2 tRNA-specific adenosine-34 deaminase subunit Tad2p), giving the protein MSQDLLHMRTAITLAKYALDHEETPVACIFVHSKLNKVIAYGMNGTNESISGISHAEFMGIKQIQEKYGTDPKILSEVVLYVTVEPCIMCASALKQLGIKKVVFGCGNERFGGNGSILCIHNDTSTNKSNKYVSIPGVLRREAIMLLRYFYVRENDRAPKPRTKKDRKLDKETFPPLQWDKYLTLEEFEDEFGQEFRDAFYSHRDVYDEIDWDLIDTGCDESFLHDLIEQVQSVNCTY; this is encoded by the coding sequence ATGTCCCAGGACCTTCTGCATATGCGTACAGCCATTACGCTGGCGAAATATGCTTTAGATCATGAAGAAACCCCTGTTGCCTGTATTTTTGTACATTCAAAATTAAACAAAGTCATTGCATATGGGATGAATGGTACCAATGAGTCGATCAGCGGCATCTCACATGCTGAATTTATGGGCATAAAGCAAATTCAAGAGAAATATGGGACGGACCCTAAAATACTTTCTGAAGTTGTGCTATATGTCACCGTTGAACCGTGTATCATGTGTGCAAGTGCTTTAAAACAGTTGGGTATCAAGAAGGTAGTATTTGGTTGCggaaatgaaagatttgGTGGGAATGGATCTATATTATGCATTCATAATGATACATCTACAAATAAATCTAATAAATATGTGAGCATCCCCGGCGTTTTGCGCAGAGAAGCTATAATGCTTCTACGTTACTTTTATGTTAGAGAAAATGATAGGGCACCCAAACCAcgaacaaagaaagatagAAAACTGGATAAAGAGACCTTCCCTCCACTACAATGGGATAAGTATTTAACGCTCGAAgagtttgaagatgaatttgGCCAGGAGTTTAGAGATGCATTTTATTCGCATAGAGACGTCTacgatgaaattgattggGATCTCATAGATACTGGCTGCGATGAAAGTTTTTTGCATGACCTGATTGAACAGGTGCAGAGTGTTAATTGTACTTATTGA
- the FSH1 gene encoding putative serine hydrolase (highly similar to uniprot|P38777 Saccharomyces cerevisiae YHR049W) yields MTTATAAPKLLFLQGFLQNGKVFSEKSSGIRKLLKKSNVQCDYMDAPVILEKKDLPFEMDDAKWQETLNAGVNRAWFYHSDISSELDLSPAIEAVTKYIKDNGPYDGIVGFSQGAALASIITNKITELVPSHPQFKVSLLIAAYSFTEPDPENEGQLRISQKFQDSFKPMDDRTTKMLFVYGTADMAVPCERAKYLYNIYTKGQELDDCKAYEHPGGHMVPNKKDIIRPIVEEINTSLGVSV; encoded by the coding sequence ATGACTACAGCAACTGCTGCTCCAAAATTACTGTTTCTGCAAGGCTTCTTACAAAATGGTAAAGTCTTCAGTGAGAAGTCTTCTGGTATTAGAAAGCTACTGAAGAAATCTAATGTTCAATGTGATTACATGGATGCGCCAGTGATccttgaaaagaaagacttGCCTTTCGAAATGGACGATGCAAAGTGGCAAGAAACCCTTAATGCAGGTGTTAACAGAGCATGGTTCTATCATAGCGACATCTCATCTGAATTGGATTTAAGCCCAGCTATTGAAGCTGTCACTAAATATATCAAGGATAATGGTCCATACGACGGTATTGTTGGGTTTAGTCAAGGTGCTGCATTGGCTTCTATCATCACTAACAAAATCACCGAATTGGTCCCATCTCATCCTCAGTTCAAGGTGTCCTTGTTGATCGCTGCTTACTCTTTCACTGAACCAGATCCAGAAAATGAGGGACAATTAAGAATCTCTCAAAAATTCcaagattctttcaaacctATGGATGACCGTACTACCAAGATGCTGTTTGTTTATGGTACCGCAGATATGGCTGTTCCATGTGAAAGAGCGAAGTATTTATACAACATTTACACTAAAGGTCAAGAGTTAGATGACTGTAAGGCTTATGAGCATCCAGGTGGTCATATGGTtccaaacaagaaagatATTATCAGACctattgttgaagaaatcaacaCATCATTGGGAGTTAGTGTCTAA
- the BRE2 gene encoding Bre2p (similar to YLR015W, uniprot|P43132 Saccharomyces cerevisiae YLR015W (BRE2)) translates to MSVPVIPYLDYDIVDLGSDIKKPDFPQLSESHRINEQQYYITEDTPLNKRNFMYQPCAANLMLDKLKYCGTDYFDKSSINLMDRSDKLAFSLDDHSVSVSENCGWRSVRSDVCMKEGKIYWEVEVKNVSDTSHIRCGISRREASTETPVGCDFYGYSIRDKGLQVIHEGRLHTVLKPHEMQAGDRIGFLLTLPSLQSQSEQAMDYSLKRIQELNNDDSRTNKRNKKFNKEFYKFLLRSCEPTNVVRDQIAIRYKNQLFYESTDYVKTTKPEYYDNRDDMQKFYELENSSFEVFVNGVSHGIAFEGLTPFLPPFSELQYNEKFYLHHWNKRNVTKGIEIRNKYVNNNRLGYYATLSSFQGGTASIITEAMELKFLPKDVDIKTLNDIYNEQIASDIVWDLIDEIDT, encoded by the coding sequence ATGAGTGTTCCAGTGATACCATACCTTGACTATGATATAGTAGATCTCGGTTCTGACATTAAAAAACCAGATTTTCCGCAATTGAGTGAATCTCATCGCATTAATGAACAACAGTACTATATCACTGAGGACACGCCATTGAATAAGAGAAACTTCATGTATCAGCCTTGTGCTGCAAATCTAATGTTGGATAAGCTCAAGTATTGTGGCACAGACTATTTTGATAAAAGCTCTATCAATTTGATGGATAGATCCGACAAATTAGCATTTTCATTGGACGACCATTCGGTGAGTGTCAGCGAGAACTGCGGGTGGAGGAGCGTTAGAAGCGACGTTTGTAtgaaagaaggaaaaataTACTGGGAAGTGGAGGTGAAAAACGTTTCTGATACATCACACATCAGATGCGGGATAAGCAGAAGAGAGGCATCAACAGAAACTCCAGTCGGATGTGATTTTTACGGTTATAGCATTAGAGATAAAGGATTGCAAGTTATTCACGAAGGCCGCTTGCATACAGTTTTGAAACCACACGAGATGCAAGCAGGTGATAGAATCGGATTTCTACTGACTTTACCTTCCCTGCAGTCTCAAAGCGAGCAAGCCATGGATTATAGTTTAAAACGAATCCAAGAGCTAAACAACGACGACAGCCGCACCAACAAAAGGAAtaagaaattcaataagGAATTCTACAAGTTTTTACTGCGTTCATGCGAGCCAACGAATGTAGTTAGAGATCAAATTGCCATCAGATATAaaaatcaattgttttACGAAAGTACCGATTATGTCAAAACTACAAAACCGGAATATTATGACAACAGGGACGACATGCAAAAGTTTTACGAACTTGAAAACTCGAGCTTCGAAGTTTTCGTAAATGGTGTTTCCCATGGAATAGCTTTCGAAGGCCTTACACCATTCTTACCTCCGTTCAGCGAATTGCAGTACAATGAGAAGTTTTATTTGCATCATTGGAATAAACGTAATGTCACGAAGGGGATCGaaataagaaataaataCGTAAACAACAACAGGCTAGGTTATTATGCCACTTTGAGTTCATTCCAGGGAGGCACTGCATCGATCATAACAGAAGCCATGGAACTCAAGTTTCTACCGAAAGATGTAGATATCAAAACTCTGAATGATATCTACAATGAGCAGATCGCAAGTGATATTGTATGGGACTTAATAGACGAAATTGATACAtaa